One Streptomyces formicae genomic window, CGCGCACCGGCGACTGGACCCGGCTGTGGAGCGAGCGCGACTACGTCCCCGACGTGGACAAGGTGAAGGCCAGCGTCTTCGTCGTGCACGGGATGCAGGACCTGAACGTCCGCACCAAGCACTTCGGCCAGTGGTGGGACGCCCTCGCCGAGCACGGCGTCGACCGCAAGATCTGGCTCAGCCAGACCGGCCACGTCGACCCCTTCGACTTCCGCCGCGCGGACTGGGTGCGCACCCTGCACCGCTGGTTCGACCATGAGCTCATGGGCTACGACAACGGCGTCGACCGCGAGCCGATGGCCGACATCGAGCGCGCCCCCGACCGCTGGACCACCGACCGCGTCTGGCCCCCGCGCACCACCGACACCGTCAAGCTCCGCCCCGCCAAGGGCACTTCGCCCGGCGTCGGCACCCTGGGCCCGCGCCGCGGCTCCGGCACCGAGACCTTCACCGACGACCCGAAGCTGGGCGAGACGGACTGGGCGGCGCGCATCGGCACGTCGACCCCGGAGAAGGCCGGGTTCCTCAGCAAGCCGCTCGCACGTGACCTGCGCCTGTCCGGCTCGTCGAAGGTGACGGTCACCGCCACCCCGACGACCCGCACCGCCCACCTCTCCGCGGTCCTCGTCGACCTCGGACCCGACACCATCCGCAATTACGCCGCGTCCGGCGAGGGCATCAGCACGCTGCCCGAGCGCTCCTGCTGGGGCGCGAGCACCACGGGTGACAGTGCCTGCTTCAAGGAGACCCGCGCGAAGACCGCCGACGTCGACTACACGATCTTCAGCCGGGGCTGGGCCGACCTCGGCAACTGGGCCGACGACGAGAAGGGCCGCCCGCTCACCCCGGGCAAGCCGTACACCATCACCCTCGATCTCGCCGCGAGCGATCACGTCGTACCGAAGGGCCACCGCCTCGCGCTGATCATCGGCGGCACCGACAAGAACCTCATCGACCCTCCTGCCGACACCCCCACACTCGGCATCGACCTGTCCCGTACGTACGCGAAGGTCCCGCTGGTCGGCGGCGCGAAGGCGTTCGCCACCTCCGCCACCGCCCCCGGATCCGTCACCCCCCGCGAAGCCCGTCTCGACGGCGTGGCCCCGCCGCGTCCGCTCAACCCCGTACCGGGAGGCCGTACTTCATGACACCCCGCTTCCGCACCCTGGCACTCGCCTGTGCCACCGCGGCGCTCGCCGCACCACTGGTGACCGTGCCCGCCCAGGCGACGGCCACACCGCCCCGTACCGGATTCGAGCAGTCCAACGGCGCCCGCTGGACGACGCAGCCCGAGGAACAGCAGCTCCTTGCCACCGTCGACAAGGCGAGCGACCGGGTCTCCGTCTCCCGCATCGGCACCACCAAGCAGGACAGGCCCGTCCAGCTGGTCCGCATCGGTGAACGGCCGACGAAGAACACCGTGTTGCTGATCTGCAGCCAGCACGGCGACGAGCCGTCGGGCCGCGACGCCTGTCTCTCCACGATCCGCGACCTGGCGTACGCCAAGGACAAGAAGACCGAGCGGTTCCTGAACCGCACCACGCTGCTCGTGGTCCCCACCGCCAACCCGGACGGCCGCGCCGCCGACACCCGGGGCAACTCCGACGGCGTCGACATCAACCGCGACCACATCTCGCTCGCGACCGCGGAGGCCCGCGCCATGGCCGCCGTGATCCGCGACCGGCGGCCCGACGTCATCTACGACCTGCACGAGTACGGCGCCACGCCCAAGTACTACGACAAGGACCTCTTCGACCTCTGGCCGCGCAACCTCAACACCGACGAGGCCGTGCACGGCGAGGCGCAGACCCTGTCGAAGGACTACGTGCGACCGGCCGCCGAGCACGCGGGACACACCACCGGCACCTACGGCATCTGGACCGACCCGGTCACCGGCGAGCCCATCAAGCAGACCGCGGGCGACGGCCAGGAGCGCATCCTGCGCAACGTCTCCGGGATCAAGCACGCGGCGGGCCTGCTCATCGAGAGCCGCGTCGACCCCCTGACCGACGCCGAGAAGAACGACGGGGCCCTCAACAACCGCCGCAGGGTGACGTCCCAGCGCGCGGCGCTCGGCGGCCTCCTCGACTACACCGACGAGCGGCGTGCGCGCCTGGAGCGGGCCACGGACGCGGCCCGCGCCGAGGGCTTCCGCGACCGGGGCCCGGTCTACCTCGGCGGCGCCGACAACGACCCCGCCGAGCCGTCCGAGATCATCCAGGACCCGCCGTGCGGCTACCGGCTCGACGCCGCCCAGTACGCCGACATCAAGGACGAACTGGCGCTGCACGGCGTCACGGTGAAGCGCCAGAAGAACGGCGCCTACGTCCCGCTGCGACAGTCCGCGAGGGCCCTGGTGCCGCTGCTCCTTGACGAGCGCGCTCCGTACCACCTCGCCAAAGGGCGGCCCGACATGAGCTGTTGATGAGGTGAGATGTGCGTCACATGTGGTAGGGGGTAACGGAGGACAAAGTCCCGACGTAATCGACCCCTTGAAAGGTGTCACTTGTGACGCAGGATCATCAGAAATCGGACGACGGGGGAGGATCGCCGGACATCGCGGCGACCGCCCCCGCCGGCCGGGCACCACAGACGGACCGGGTCGTGTTCGGCGTCACCGCCGTGCTCACCCTGGCGTTCGTGGTCTGGGGCGGGGTGGCGACGGACTCGCTCCAGAACGTCTCCACGGACATGCTCAACGGCCTGATGCACAACGGCGGTTGGTTCTTCATGCTGACCGCCACGGGCTTCGTGGTCTTCGCGCTCTGGCTGGCCGTCAGCCGGTA contains:
- a CDS encoding Xaa-Pro dipeptidyl-peptidase, producing MPIRARRTRLLWRAFIAAALTALLATLMSPGAALGAAQAPAAPGETLRPPGESRPVYSYEDAIRESVWVDTRIDGDADGRTDRVAVDIVRPRELDRAGREIPVIMDASPYYSCCGRGNESQKKTYDANGQPVQLPLYYDNYFVPRGYGYVAVDLAGTNRSDGCVDIGGRSDTQSAKAVVDWLNGRARGYTSRTGTEPARASWSNGKTGMIGKSYDGTVAQGVAATGVPGLKTIVPIGAISSWYDYYFAKGAPLYDSGPDSLSDYVESPEARARCGAVQRRLVDEAPRTGDWTRLWSERDYVPDVDKVKASVFVVHGMQDLNVRTKHFGQWWDALAEHGVDRKIWLSQTGHVDPFDFRRADWVRTLHRWFDHELMGYDNGVDREPMADIERAPDRWTTDRVWPPRTTDTVKLRPAKGTSPGVGTLGPRRGSGTETFTDDPKLGETDWAARIGTSTPEKAGFLSKPLARDLRLSGSSKVTVTATPTTRTAHLSAVLVDLGPDTIRNYAASGEGISTLPERSCWGASTTGDSACFKETRAKTADVDYTIFSRGWADLGNWADDEKGRPLTPGKPYTITLDLAASDHVVPKGHRLALIIGGTDKNLIDPPADTPTLGIDLSRTYAKVPLVGGAKAFATSATAPGSVTPREARLDGVAPPRPLNPVPGGRTS
- a CDS encoding M14 family metallopeptidase, with product MTPRFRTLALACATAALAAPLVTVPAQATATPPRTGFEQSNGARWTTQPEEQQLLATVDKASDRVSVSRIGTTKQDRPVQLVRIGERPTKNTVLLICSQHGDEPSGRDACLSTIRDLAYAKDKKTERFLNRTTLLVVPTANPDGRAADTRGNSDGVDINRDHISLATAEARAMAAVIRDRRPDVIYDLHEYGATPKYYDKDLFDLWPRNLNTDEAVHGEAQTLSKDYVRPAAEHAGHTTGTYGIWTDPVTGEPIKQTAGDGQERILRNVSGIKHAAGLLIESRVDPLTDAEKNDGALNNRRRVTSQRAALGGLLDYTDERRARLERATDAARAEGFRDRGPVYLGGADNDPAEPSEIIQDPPCGYRLDAAQYADIKDELALHGVTVKRQKNGAYVPLRQSARALVPLLLDERAPYHLAKGRPDMSC